TTCTGCCGCAGAAACAACACCTCGTCCAGGGTCACGGTTGCCGCATCCACTTTGCCCTCGCACAGCAACCGGCTCGACGCAGACAAGGACACACTGGGAACCAGTTCAACCTGAGCGGCATCAAGCCGATGTTCCTGCTGGCAGAGAATCAGGGACTGATAGCCCAGCCAGGGATGAACGGCGACACGCAACGGACGGGACGACAGATCCTGACAACTGCACACCAGCACGACCAGCAGCACTGGAAAAAAAAGTGCGCTGAAACACCGCTGGAAAAAAATCCTGACCCGATTTAGCACGGCCAGCGCCCTGCGAGCACGTACAAATACCATCCTGAACTCACGATCTTTTCCCCCGCGCCGCCTCGGCAGGTCGAGGCAGGGTGAAATAAAAACAGCTGCCATTACCCGGCTCCGAAGTCGCCCAGATCCGGCCGCCATGGCGTTCAACAATTTTTCTGCACAGAGCAAGGCCGATGCCGCACCCTGCGGCCTGACTGTCTGGATCAATTCGTTTGAACATCTGAAAGATCTTGTCCTGATACAGCTCGCTGTCAAAACCGATGCCGTTATCCGCTATCCTGAACTCCCACTCCTGTTCCTTTTCGTCACAGCCAATCTCCAGCCGGGGTGGACGGGACTGATTGTAGCGAATGGCATTACTGATCAAGTTCTGCCACAGCTGTCGCAACTGGCTGCTATCGACAGCAACCCGGGGCAGGCTGTCGACATGGACACAGGCCTGCCGTTCGGAAATCTGGGCATGTAAATCATCCAGCACACTGCGAACAATCGCATTCATATCAACAGGATTAAACGTTTTCTCCTGGGTCTCAAGCCGTGAAAAGGTCAGCAGCCCCTCCACCATTTTGCGCATGCGTGCTGCACCTTCGACGGCAAAATGGATAAACTCACGCCCGATCTCATCCAGACTGGCCTGATAGCGCTTCTCCAGCAGCGCAAGAAAGCCGGAAATTGACCGCAGCGGCTCGAAAAGATCATGGGAAGCCACATAGGCAAACTGCTGAAGATCCTCATTGGAGCGCTGCAGGTTCCGCGTCAGGACATGCAGCATCTGCTGATCGTAGGCCCGCTGCAGGGCAATGGCTGCCAGATCGCCAAACATGGCCGCCAGATGAGCATCGCGCGGGGTAAAGTCTGTCGGCTTGTTCGCCATGCCCATGATGCCGACCGTCCTGCCACCAACATTGAGCGGCGCAAACAGCACGTTGTCGAGCCGGACATGGCCCCCGGGCATCATTTTGACCCACTCACTGTGCATGAAGTCATTTTCGTAAGCGACCCCCTGCGTGCGGTAGGCGATCTCGCGCAGCCCCCGGATCGGCATCGGCAGGCTCGGGTCAACAGTACAGGGCCGCCCGCCGGCTTCAAGGAAGAGAACCTCGTTTTCATCCCCCTTCTCTGACAGCAGGGCCACATAGCCCGAGGTAGCCCCTATCAGGCCAATGGCGGCATCGAAAATCTGTCGCGCGACCTGTTCAAAACTGTCCGCCCCCAGAACCGACCGGGCCGCGTTGAGATACGCCTGGACCAGCGCCTCCTGATCGTGCAATTCAGCTTCGAGCTGCTGCAGTCTGACCCCGAGCTGCGCATCAGTTTCATTCTCCATGTAGCCCCCTTCTGGTTCATCAGCAGGTTCCGCACCTTGAGGCGGGGGCAACGGCAGGCACAGGTGAAAAACCGTACCCTTGCCCGGTGTGCTGTCAACCCCAATGGTTCCCTGGTGCTTACTGATAATATCGTAGCAGACACTCAATCCCAGCCCGGTTCCCTTACCAACCTCCTTGGTGGTGAAAAAAGGATCGAAAATCAGCCGCTTAACCTCGTTACTCATACTACTGCCAGTGTCGGTCACCGTGACATGAGCCCACCCGTCCTCGGCCCAGGTTCACAGGATAATAAGAAAATGCTTCCGAAAACCGGTAAACCGTTCGACAAGCAAAAAACAAACCTTATACTTGATGACACGCAGGGTGGGCAGTGCCTTGGCCGGAGGTCACCACATGGAACCGATAAATCTTGAAAAACTCGAAACCGAGCTGCTGCTGAAAGCGCTTCACGACCGTTACGGCTACGATTTCAGCCACTACGCCCCGGCCTCACTCAACCGGCGTATTGCCAGTTTCCTGAGCAAAAGCGGTTATCAGCACACGGCCGATCTGATTCCGCGGTTGCTGCGCGACCGTGCCTTTTTCAACCAACTGCTGTTCACCATCTCCGTCACCGTCACCGAAATGTTCCGCGATCCGGAGTTCTACCGCGCCCTGCGTGAATCCATCCTGCCGGTACTGCGCACCTACCCGTCGCTGCGCATCTGGCACGCCGGCTGCGCCACCGGCGAAGAGGTCTATTCCATGGCGATCCTGCTGCAGGAAGAGGGGATCGCCGAGCACTGCCAGCTCTATGCCACGGACATCAATGACGACTCCCTCAACCAGGCCAGGCAGGGCATTTTCAATGTCGATCGCATGCGCGAGTACACCCTCAACTACCAGCAGGCCGGCGGGCTCGGCAGCTTCTCCGATTACTACCACTGCCGCTACGACTCAGCGATCATGGACTCCTCGCTACGCCAGCGCATCACCTTCGCCAATCACAATCTGGTTTCCGATGGCATTTTTGGCGAAATGCACCTGATCTGCTGCCGCAATGTGCTGATCTACTTTGATCGCGAGCTTCAGGATCGGGCCCTGCACCTGTTCGCCGATGCCCTGACACCGCGCGGATTCCTCTGCCTCGGCACCAAGGAAACACCGGCTTTTTCCACTGTCGCCGATTTCTTCAACCCCGTCGCAGGAGCGTCGCACTGTTACCAGATCAATGACAAGCACCAGACACAGAACCCGATTTTCACAACCTGAGACCGGAATGGAAACGTGCACGCCACATCAAGAAAAAACCGGACCAGCCAGGCCGCCCTTCCAGTGCGTCGTCATCGGCGGCTCTGCGGGCGCCCTGACCGCGCTCAACGCGCTGACGGCGGTTCTTGCGCCGGGGTTTCCGGTGCCACTGGTGTGCGTGATCCATCTCCATCCACACTCGCACACCGACACCTTCGTTCGCGCGCTACTGGCTCAGACGTCCCTGCTGGTGAAGGAAGCCGATGACAAGGAAGCACTGCGCCCGGCCACACTCTACCTGGCCCCGGCCAACTATCACCTGCTGATCGAACAGGACCGCAGCCTGGCCCTGTCTGTTGACGGAAAAGTCAACCACAGCCGTCCGTCCATCGATGTCCTGTTTGAAACGGCCGCACTGGCCTACCGTGATCAACTGGCCGGAATTCTGCTCAGCGGAGCCTCCAACGACGGGGCTGCCGGCTTGCGCCGTATCCATGATCTCGGGGGCAAGACCCTGGTACAAACCCCGGACACGGCAGAAGTTCCATATATGCCGCAAAGTGCTTTAGCTGCAACGGAAACCGACGCCGTTCTGCCGCCGGTCGAGATCGGCCACTGGCTCAATGCCCGGCTTGCGCGTTTTTTTTCACCCTGAGGAGATGACCATGTCTGCCATGTCTGCCACATCTGTTACAGCGCGTCGGCTTCCCTGCCGAACCCTGCTGCTCGCTCTGCTCACCAGCCTGCTGTTGCCAACCTTCGCCCTGTCCATCCAGCAACCCACCAACGGGGCGCATCACAACAAGCAGTACCGTTTCGCCGTTCTGCTCGCTGGCGACCACCGCACGCCCCGCATTGACGGCTTCAAACAGGAGATGGCCAGGCACGGCGATCAGTACGGCGTCCACCATGTCTACACCTTTTTCAACGCCGAAGGCAACAGCAGCCAGCTCCTGCCGCTGGCGCGCCAGATCGTCGCCAGCCATCCGGATGTGGCCATTGCCGCCGGCGGCATCGAAGCGGACGCCCTGAAACTGGCCACGGATGAGGCCCCCCTGCCGGTCGTGTTTCTCTTCAGCGCTTCCTGCGTCGAGCGCGGCCAGATTGAAAGCATCCGCCATCCCGGTGGCAATCTGACCGGCATTGACAGCAATGACACGGTGCTGACGGAAAAACGCCTGTGGTATCTGCACAAAATGCTGCCAGGAATCAAACACGTCACCTGCTTCAGCATTCCAACCATTGGTTCTTCCGCCGAATCCGCCGTGCTGGCGGTTGAGGCCGGCAAGAAACTCGGTCTGGAGGTACGCATTATCGATCTCGAGAGCAAGGACGAGCTGAAGAGCAAGGCGCAGCAGCTTGTCCGGCGGGACAATACCGACGCCATTCTGCTGTTTCCCTGCGGGCCTATCCATCAGGTATTCGGCGAGGCCCTGGCCCCGTTGGCGACGGAGTTGGGCATCCCCATTTTTGGTGACTTCGATGACAGCCTCGCCAAGGGAGCGTTCGCCCACTACGGCAGTCTGCAAAGTGCCGACGGGGCCCAGGCCGCGCGCCTGGCTATCAAGATTCTTCACGGCGCATCCCCCGCCGACATTCCCGTCGAAATCCCTCAGCATTACGAGCTGGTACTCAATCGCAGCATGATCGAACGGCTGAAACTGAATCTGCCACCCCAGATCTGGCGGCTGGCCGACCGCATCGTCGATGCCGCCCCGGCCTTCTGACGCAGGGAGTGAATGATGGCGCACATCAATCCTTTTAAAACCATCCAGTTCCGGCTGCCGGCCCTGATTCTGCTGATCGGCCTGGTTCCGCTGGCACTCTTTGGTTTCTTCTCGCTGCTGGCCAGTTATCACGAACTGCTCAGGGTTCAGATCCGTGCCGGCCAGCGCACGGCCGTCATGGCCGTGCAGCAGATCGAGCAAACATTGCAGGACAGCGCACGCAACCTGACCACCACCGCTGAAAACCTGTCCTTGTCTTCTCTGCCACCTGAGGAGCAGGAATGGACCCTGCTGATGATGCTCAAGCAGCAGCCGGAACTCAAAGGTCTTAGAATCCTTGACCCGTCCGGTACAACCCGGATCAAAATCGACAACGACAGAGTCCACGCAAGCGGTGCCCTCGCAGACCAGAGTGTCCGGCCAGACATGGCAGCGCTGCGGCAGGGTAAAACCGTCTTCAGCGCGCCAAACTTCAGCGAAGGACTCGGTTACCTGCTGACCATCGACATCCCACTGGTTGATCCGGTCAACCGCACCCTGTCAGCCGTGCTGCGCGCCAAGCTGGCTGCGGCCCCCCTCTTTTCCGCCATAACCGACATCCGCATCGGCGAGCAGGGCGGCCTCTATGTGCTGGATGGTGAAAACCGGCTACTGGCCCATTCCGACCCGAGTCTGGTGTTCAGGGAGACCCGCTTTACCCCGGGATTCATGGCGATCACCCAGGATGGGTCAACGGATGAACACGTTCGCTACGCCAGCCTCAAAGGGATTGAGGTCTTCGGCGCCGGAGCACGAGGCCCGCTTACCGGCTGGTGGGTGGTCGCCGAACGCCCGGCTGCGGAAACCCTGGCTGAAATCCATCGCACCCGCGCCCTGCTGCTGTGGATGCTGGCAGGCATGGGTGCGCTGTGTCTGCCCCTGACCCTGTTTTTCAGCGCCCGCATCACCCGACCCCTGAAGCGTCTTGAGCAGGCAGCACGCGCCATCAGCGACGGCCACTTCAATCAGCAGATTTCGGTAGCAGGCAATAATGAGCTCGCCCGCGTAGCCCAGGCGTTCAATCAGATGTGCCGCGACCTGCTCCACTACGCTACCCAGCAGCAGCATACCAGTTGGCTAAAGGATGGCTTGGGCCTGCTGGAACAACAGACTCGCAGCATCCTCGACTTAAATCAGCTCGGCCACCGGGCGCTGCAGGTAATGGCGCAACACAGCGGCATTGCCGCCGCCCGGTTGCTGATCCCTCTTGCAAACCAGGGCTGGCAGCAGGTCGGCAGCTACTGTGTCGAAGTGGATTCCGCCGAGTCGGTTGACCGCCGGCAGGGGTTGGCGCTGGTGCAGCAGTGCGCTCAGGATCGAACGGTCGTGACCCTCGAAAACATCGCCCGCGATCAGCTGGTGGTGGCCACTGGCTTTGCCGGCATCCATCCGGGGCACTTGCTCGCAATGCCGCTGCTGTTCGAGGACGAACTGGTTGCGGTATTGGAACTGGCCAGCCTACCCCCATTCAGCGAGGCTCAGCGCCAGTTTTTCGATCACATTGCACCAGCTCTGGCCGTCATCCTCCACAGCAGTCAATCACGCAAACGACTGGAACAGGCGCTGAAGCAGTCGCAGGAGCTGAGCGCCCAGCTGCAGGCCCAACAGGAGGAACTGCGCGTCGCCAACGAAGAGCTGGAAGAACAGACCCAGCAACTGCGCGCCTCGGAAGAACAGCTGCGCGTCCAGCAGGAGGAACTGCAGAGCGCCAACGAGGAACTGGAAGAAAAAACTGAAACCCTGGCCGCCCAGCAAAAGCTGCAGATGGAGAAAAACCGCGCCCTGCAGGCGGCACAGGAGAGCCTGCAGGAAAAAGCCGCAGAACTCGAAAAGGCCAGCCGCTACAAATCGGAATTCCTGGCCAACATGTCTCATGAGCTGCGCACCCCCCTCAACAGCCTGCTGATTCTGGCGCATGAACTGGCCGGCAACAAATCGGGCCATCTCGACGACAAGGAAACCGAGGCCGCGCAGATTATCTACAGCAGCGGCAGTGACCTGCTGCAGCTGATCAATGAGATCCTCGACCTGTCCAAGATCGAGGCGGGGCGACTGGAACTGCATCGTCAACCGGTTTTTCTCGATCTGCTGAGCCGGCGACTGGAAGCGGCCTTCCGCCACATGGCCGACAGCAAAAACCTCAGCTTCAGCCTTGAGCGCAGTGAGGGCACCGCCGAACTGGTGGTCACTGACCCACAGAGATTGGAACAGATCCTGAAGAACCTGCTGTCCAACGCCCTCAAATTCACCGACCGGGGTGGCGTCAGCGTACGCTTTTACCAGCCTGACTCCGACGAGGCGGCGCGCCAGCAACTGGGCGATAAGCCGCTGCTGGCCATTGCCGTGCGCGATACCGGTATCGGCATCGCCAAGGACCATCTGGAAGACATCTTCGGCGCATTTCAGCAGGTCGATGGCACCATCTCCCGCCGCTACGGCGGCACCGGCCTCGGCCTGTCCATCACCCGCGAACTGAGCAAACTGCTAGGTGCCAGGGTCACGGTCGACAGCGAGCCGGGCAAGGGATCCACCTTCACCCTTTACCTGCCATTGGGCCAGGAAGCCCCCGCAGCGGCCAGCCAGGAGACTGTACCGGCGGCACCAGCCCAGGCGCAGGGCGTGTCGCCCAGGCCGGAAGAACCTTCTGCACCAGCGGACCCCGCGCAGCGGCCAAAATCCCTCGAAGACGATCGCGAGCAGCTGTCACCACACGACCATGTCATCCTGATCGTTGAGGACGATCTGCGCTTTGCCCGCATCCTGGCCGACCTGTGTCACGAACGCCATTTCCGCTTTCTGCACAGTGCCGACGGCGAATCAGCCCTTGAGCTGCTGCAGCAGACACCGGCCATCTGCGCCATCCTGCTCGATATGCGCCTACCCGGCCTGCACGGCATGGAACTGCTGGAGATCGTCAAAAACGACCGCAACCTGCGCCACATCCCGGTGCACGTCATCACTGCCACGGAGGACAGCAACGAAGCCCTGCAGCGCGGTGCCCTCAGCCTGGTGCGCAAACCGGTTCAGGCAAAAGAATTGGAAGGCGTTTTCAAACAGATTGAAAGTATGTCCCGCCAGTCGATCCGCCAGCTGCTGATTGTGGAAGGGGAATCAGGCGAAGCCGATGAGATCCGCCGCATCATCGGCAATGGCAATGTCCATTCCACTGCGGTCAACAGCGGTGAATCCGCGTTGACAACGTTGCAGGAGAAAAACATCGACTGCATGGTGCTCGATCTCAACCTGCCGGACATGAGCGCCATCGACCTGTTGCAGCAGATCGATGCCCTTGACAATCTGGCCGTGCCGCCGGTCATCATCTACAGCGGGCGGCGGTTGAGCGAAAAAGAAGAACAGCAGCTATCGCACTACACCCGCTCCATCATCATCCGCGACGGCAACCGATCTCCCGACCGGCTTCTGGATGAAGCCTCGCTGTTTCTGCACCGCATGGTCAGCGAACTGCCGGACCAGAAACAGAAGATCATCGATTCGCTGCACCGCAATGAAAACATTTTTGACAGCAAGACGGTGCTGCTGGTCGATGATGACATGCGCAATATCTTTGCCCTGTCCCACGTGCTGGAGCAGCGAGGTCTGACGGTGCTGCAGGCCGCCAATGGCCAGAAAGCACTGGAGGTGCTCGACGAGCACCCGGAGATCAACCTGGTGCTGATGGACATCATGATGCCAATCATGGACGGTTACGAAGCCACGCGGCGCATCCGCGCCCGCGAAAACGGCGGAAATCTGCCCATTCTGGCCCTGACCGCCAAGGCCATGCCGGAAGACCGTCAGCGCTGTCTTGACGCCGGGGCCAACGACTACCTGACCAAGCCAGTCCACGTGGAACGACTGCTGTCGCTGCTGCGCATCTGGCTGTACCGTTAAGTCGCCCAAAGGAGTGTCGGTTATGAATGAAGACTGGATTGATTTTGCCCAGCAGCAGGCGCCGCCACTGGTGCTGCTGGTGGATGACCGGGAAGCCAATCTGAAGGCGATGGAAACCATTCTCGCACCGCTGCAGGTGGGAACCCGCTGCGCGCGCTCGGGCAATGAGGCCCTGGCTTTGACTCTGGAACACGATTTCGCCCTGGCTCTGATCGACGTGCAGATGCCCGGCATGGATGGCTACGAAACCGTTACGCTCCTGCGCCAGGCCAGGAAAACCATGCAGCTGCCCGTCATCTTTGTTTCGGCCATCTACTCCGGCGACTTCCATCACCTCAAGGGGGTGGAAGTCGGCGCAGTGGATTTCATCGAAAAGCCTATCGTGCCCGAGCTGCTGCTGGGCAAGGTGCGCATTTTTCTCGATCTCTACCGTCACAAGAAGGCCCTGGAAAATGGCAACCATTTTCTCGAACAGCAGGTGGCCCAGAAGACCGCCCAGCTGCGCGAGGAAATCGAGCAGCGCAAAGGGACGGAAAAGACCCTGCGTTCCGTGCTCGGCAAGCTGGAGAAATCCAACATTGAACTGAGCCGCTTTGCTTTCATCTCCTCCCACGATCTCAAAGAGCCGTTGCGCACCATCGTCAGTTTCAGCCAGTTGCTGCAGAAACGCTGCAACCACCTCGACAAGGAACCGGCCGAGTACCTGCTTTTCATCATTGCCGCCGCGCGCCAGCTCGAAGCCATGATCGACGGGCTGCTACAGTTTTCCCAGATCGACGAGCTGGGGCCCGGCGACGTGGAGGTGGACCTCGAACGCACGTTACGGCGCGTTCTGACCACTATGGAACCACAGAGCCAGGCCCACCAGCTGCAACTGACCTGCGACCCGCTGCCCGTCATCCGCGGCAACGAGTCGCAGTTCGAGACACTTTGGTTTCACCTGCTCGACAATGCCTTCAAGTTTCACCGCCAGCTGCCACTGAAAATCGACATCCGCTGTGAAGAACAGGATAAAAACTGGCTGCTGCGCCTGTGCGATAACGGCATCGGCATGGATCCCTCCCAGTTTGACAACGTGTTTCTGATCTTCAAGCGCCTGCACACGGCCGAACACTATCCCGGCATCGGTCTGGGGCTGGCCCTGTGCCGCAAGATTGTTGAACATCATGGCGGCGAGATCTGGCTCGAAAACAGCCCCGACCAGGGACTCTGTGCCTGCCTGCGGCTGCCGAAGGAAAATCGGCCACAGCAAAAAAAACCGTCCGGCACGCAAGGAGAAGTCACCCCATGACCCGCCCACAGCACCAGAACCTCTGGGGCTGCGCGCTCCGCTGGCTGATCCGCAGCCTGGCCCTTGTGGCTCTGCTGACCCTGACGGGCTGTGGCGACGCGCCTGGGCCACAGAAGGCAGCCAGCCCGGCCCCCACAGCGGTACGTATTGCGCTGTCGAAAGAAGCCAAATCCACCCTTGCGCTGGTCGCCTGGAAACACCAGCTGTTTGAACAGTACGGTCTCGCCGTGGAAGCCTCCTGGCATCCGAGCGGCAAGCTGGCGCTTCAGGCGCTACTCGACGGCCAGGCCGACATCGCCATGGCCACCACCATCCCTGTCGTGTTTGCCGCCCAGCGCAGCGACCGGCCGCGCATCCTGGCCAGTTTGTCCACCGTGCGCGACACCTATCGCATTGTGGCTCGCACTGATCGCGGCATTGCCCGCGGCAGCGACCTCGTCGGCAAACGCATTGCCACCCAGCAGGCGTCGGCCGTCCACTACTTTCTCTACCTCTATCTACTGGACCAGGGCCTCCACCCCGAACAGTGCCAGCTGACGTTTTTGCCCATCGTCACCCTGCCCGCGGCGCTGGTGCGCGGCGACATCGACGCCTTCTGCGCACGCGACCCCTTCGTCGCCCAGGCCCTGACCGCCGCCGAACAACAGGGCATCGAACTGACCCAGTTCAAGGCGCCCTATCTGTTCGACAGTACCATGCTGCTGCTGGCCGGTGCGGAGTGGCTGGCGGCCAACCCCGAAGCAGCGGTCAACCTGATGCGTGCGCTGGCCGCGGCCGAAACCTTCTGCCTCAACCAGCCCCAGCAGGCCCAGCAGATGGTCGCTGAGCTGCTGGAAATTCCGCCCGCCACCCTGGCCAGCTACTGGCCGAGCATAGATCTGCACCTGGGGCTGTCCCAGAGCCTGCTGGTTACGCTGGAACAGCAATACCTGTGGGCCTGCCAGCAGCCCGGAAGCAACAGCCACGAAGCCGAGTTCCCGTTTCTGCGCTGGATGGCGCCGACCCCGCTGCGCAGGGTCGCTCCCCATCAGGTGACGCTGATTGAAGACGGTTGCCAATGAACATCCGCCGCTCGCTGCGCCTGAATCTGACGCTGTCCATCATCATCCCGCTGGCTGCGGGTATTGTGCTGCTCGTGCTCAATACCGACCTGACACGGGAAATCAGCCAGCACCGCCAGGCCCACATCATCAGGAACGACGTTCATCATCTGATCATCCTCAACACAGAGATGGCCGTTGCCCCCGGCCCACGGGTCATCGACCAGTGGCAACACCAGAGTCAGCGACTCGGTAAGGAGCTGGGGGAACAGGTGTATGACGACGCCAGCGAACAGCAGGCCTTAAGCCGGCTGACTGAGCTGCACAACCTGGCGGAACGCAGCTTTACTGAACTGTTTATCGAACAGCATCTGGCGCATCTTCCAGCAGAGCAGGCGACCCCGCTGCGCCAGATCCGCCAGGTTCAACTCACGGGCCAGCTGCAGCTGATGCATGAACAGCTGGAGATCCTCAGTCAGTCAACACTGGAGCGCACACTTCAGCTCAGCCACCGTTACGGCATGCTGTTATTGGGCAGTTTGCTGCTGCTGTCGCTGGTGATGACGCTGCTGTCGGTCCAGAGCAGCCGCAAGCTGCTGCCGGTACTCAAAAACATTGAGAGCGGCCTCAAGTCTCTTCGACGGGGCAACCGTTCATTTCGTCTGGGCTACCGCGGTCGTAACGAACTCGGGGAGCTGGCGCAGCAGTTCGATGCCCTGCTCGATGAGCTGCACACCAATGAACAGCAGTTGAAAACCTTGAACGAAAGCCTCGAAGACCAGGTCACCGATCGCACGGAAGAATTGCAGGCCGCACTGGAAAACATCCGGCTGAGCGAAGAACGCTACCGCCACTTTTTTGAGCTGGGCCTGATCGGTATGGCGACCATTTCGCCCGATGGCCGGATTCTCGATGCCAATAGGTATCTGTGCACGCTGCTGGGCTACGACCGGGAAGAAATTCTGCAAAAAACCTGGATGGAGGCAACCGCGCCGGAGGATCTGGAGCGCAGTATCGCTGTTAATCAGCAGGTGCTGGCGGGGGAGCGAGACGAATATTGTCTGGAAAAGACCTATCTGCGCAAGGACGGCACGCGGGTTGTGGCAAGAATCTCTGTGACCTGCCAGCGCCAGGAGGACGGCAGCGTCGATCATTTTGTCGCCCTGGTTCAGGACATCAGCAGCCACAGGCAGGCCCAGCAGCAGGTCAGCCAGGCCATGGCCGAGCTGCAGCGCTCCAACGAAGAATTGGAGCAGTTTGCCTACATCACCTCCCACGACCTGCAGGAGCCACTGCGCATGATCACCAGCTATGTACAGCTGCTGCAACGGCGCTACCAAGGGCGTCTGGATGAGGATGCCGACGAGTTTATCGGTTTCGTGGTCGAAGGCACCACGCGCATGAAAACCATGATTCAGGATCTGCTGCTGTACTCGCGCGCCGGGCGCGAGGATTTTGAGCGCCACGTCACAGACCTTAATCAGGTACTGGCAGAAGTGCTGGCCAATCTACAGCTTGAGATTGAAACATCGGGAGCAACAGTGGATTGTGATCCGCTACCAAAAATCCGCGTGGTACCGGTTCAGGCCGGCCAACTGCTTAGCAACCTGCTTGGCAACGCCCTCAAATTCCGCCAGCCCGATCGCCCCCCACACATCGAACTGCGGGTCACCCGCGAACAGGGATTCTGGCAGTTCATGGTGCAAGACAACGGCATCGGCATTGAACCGGATCAGCTTCCGCGGCTGTTTGTGCTGTTCCGCCGCCTGCACACCCGCGACGCCTATCCCGGTACCGGCATCGGTCTGGCGCTGTGCAAAAAAATTGTCGAAAAACATGGCGGAAAGATCTGGGCAACATCCGAACCCGGCACCGGCAGCTGTTTTTTCTTCACCTGGCCGCTGCTGGCTGAGAACGGCCCCCAGGATGTCTCGATACCAAATTAAGAAAAATTTTGCGAATTTTTTTATTCATTAGTTTGGTTTGAACGAAAATGCTGCTATGCTTTTTCAGGTCGACTTTTCTCACTTAGAAATTGATGAAGGCATGAAATTCAAACGACCCATCCATATCCTGCT
This genomic interval from Desulfuromonas thiophila contains the following:
- a CDS encoding ABC transporter substrate-binding protein, giving the protein MTRPQHQNLWGCALRWLIRSLALVALLTLTGCGDAPGPQKAASPAPTAVRIALSKEAKSTLALVAWKHQLFEQYGLAVEASWHPSGKLALQALLDGQADIAMATTIPVVFAAQRSDRPRILASLSTVRDTYRIVARTDRGIARGSDLVGKRIATQQASAVHYFLYLYLLDQGLHPEQCQLTFLPIVTLPAALVRGDIDAFCARDPFVAQALTAAEQQGIELTQFKAPYLFDSTMLLLAGAEWLAANPEAAVNLMRALAAAETFCLNQPQQAQQMVAELLEIPPATLASYWPSIDLHLGLSQSLLVTLEQQYLWACQQPGSNSHEAEFPFLRWMAPTPLRRVAPHQVTLIEDGCQ
- a CDS encoding sensor histidine kinase, yielding MNIRRSLRLNLTLSIIIPLAAGIVLLVLNTDLTREISQHRQAHIIRNDVHHLIILNTEMAVAPGPRVIDQWQHQSQRLGKELGEQVYDDASEQQALSRLTELHNLAERSFTELFIEQHLAHLPAEQATPLRQIRQVQLTGQLQLMHEQLEILSQSTLERTLQLSHRYGMLLLGSLLLLSLVMTLLSVQSSRKLLPVLKNIESGLKSLRRGNRSFRLGYRGRNELGELAQQFDALLDELHTNEQQLKTLNESLEDQVTDRTEELQAALENIRLSEERYRHFFELGLIGMATISPDGRILDANRYLCTLLGYDREEILQKTWMEATAPEDLERSIAVNQQVLAGERDEYCLEKTYLRKDGTRVVARISVTCQRQEDGSVDHFVALVQDISSHRQAQQQVSQAMAELQRSNEELEQFAYITSHDLQEPLRMITSYVQLLQRRYQGRLDEDADEFIGFVVEGTTRMKTMIQDLLLYSRAGREDFERHVTDLNQVLAEVLANLQLEIETSGATVDCDPLPKIRVVPVQAGQLLSNLLGNALKFRQPDRPPHIELRVTREQGFWQFMVQDNGIGIEPDQLPRLFVLFRRLHTRDAYPGTGIGLALCKKIVEKHGGKIWATSEPGTGSCFFFTWPLLAENGPQDVSIPN
- a CDS encoding response regulator; translation: MNEDWIDFAQQQAPPLVLLVDDREANLKAMETILAPLQVGTRCARSGNEALALTLEHDFALALIDVQMPGMDGYETVTLLRQARKTMQLPVIFVSAIYSGDFHHLKGVEVGAVDFIEKPIVPELLLGKVRIFLDLYRHKKALENGNHFLEQQVAQKTAQLREEIEQRKGTEKTLRSVLGKLEKSNIELSRFAFISSHDLKEPLRTIVSFSQLLQKRCNHLDKEPAEYLLFIIAAARQLEAMIDGLLQFSQIDELGPGDVEVDLERTLRRVLTTMEPQSQAHQLQLTCDPLPVIRGNESQFETLWFHLLDNAFKFHRQLPLKIDIRCEEQDKNWLLRLCDNGIGMDPSQFDNVFLIFKRLHTAEHYPGIGLGLALCRKIVEHHGGEIWLENSPDQGLCACLRLPKENRPQQKKPSGTQGEVTP